In Lonchura striata isolate bLonStr1 chromosome 3, bLonStr1.mat, whole genome shotgun sequence, the sequence ACAGTTTTCACCTGTCTTGTCCAGCACAATTGTAAATAGAACTGGAGAGAGTCTGAATAGGTCTACAGTTACATTTCAATACAACTGCAATATGGACTGGACAGCAGACCTGAATTACAAGTAGGCTGCCTACACACTATTAGTAGCACCCAATTTCCCCTTCTGGATGGAAACTTTTTTTTGCAACCTGTTTAATACAACTTcttgagcaggaaaaaaaaaaatctatgttctTGTTTTTAAGGGGGCAACATATAGTCAACTCATAAGCAGAGAAGAAATGTAACATCAAAATCTCAGATTAATTCAAGACAACAGTATTTCAGTACGTGAAACATTGGTTAGAAATTCTAGACTTCAAGCaatggaaattatttcagtttttgtaAGTGGTGCAACACTACTATTTTTAGGATCACTTAATTCAGCCACTGATTATAGAGAAAGTCTACAACATGAGATCTCCTACATAATGTTGTAAAGAAAGCATTCCTAAAATTCAATCTCACTCTGGCTGCTTGTCCTTTCCCAgaagtaatttaaatatttccactTTGAAAAATCAGGTCTATGACAGCAGCTATGTCAACAGAAcagttttgctgctgttcaGGATGCGTAACCTCTAGAAGGCTTGTTTAGGTACTTAGATTTTTTGCCAGCATTATCTGTGTTAACCTTTAGAAACTACAAAGAAAGCTGTATTTAGGGGTTTAGGCTTAGATTCAACAGAAGACTTAGGCATCTTCAGCTTTAAACCTGCAACACATGGGGTGCAGACACCAACTCTTAATTATGTGCCTTGTTTTCTACAGAGAAATAGGATAGAGAGGCTGTGCCTGCTGTCTGAAATTGATGTGAGCATGCTGCACAGCAGAACTGCAAATAGCTTCATCTATAGTCAAAAGGATTAGGACTCCACCCAGATAACCTGGAGAGAAATGCACACTTGTATTATATACAGCATAAACAGCCAAGACACATAACGATCAGCTCAGAACATCTGGAAGGATTTTTAGCTCATAACAAATATTCCAAATAAACAGCTCTACATTCAAAAGTCCTGTAGAATTGGTAAAGTTTCTTAATTTGAACTTGGAAAAAGTTGTCTTGGGTGCAATAAGGAACCCTGAGTTTATAGCTATAGGGCAGCTTCACCTCACTTTTTGAATCTTTATCACTTTATAGGTAGAAATGTATGATGTTGAAAGAGAACAAATCAAGTGTAATGGTTAACATGTCTTACTGCAAAATGGCCTTTTTAATTCAAAACCTACTAGATATTAAACATTAGAATACAGTGAACATCTAGTTGATTGGGCTACTAACCAGGGATATGATCTTCTATCATCACTTGTTTTTTGTACTTCACCAAACAAATTTCATTCCAGACCACTAGACCCTTCCAATAAATGCTATCTAATTAATAGAATGTCTACTCAAAAAGTGATGCCATAAGTAATACTTCACTTTCGGAATCATTTAATCTTACACTTTTGCAAACCCACGTATACTAAGGAGTTCAAGGCCATGTACCAAAATAAACCTtgcattgtttttcttttgctttttctgaacTGCAACTTCAAGACTTAAAATTGGCCTAGCCTTTACCTTGGATCTCCTTTCAAATCTGACCTCTCAACCTATTTTGAGCGGTTATTTCTGGATGCTGACATGATTGTAAAAATTGCAGACACACCATTTAAATGAAATGGTGCTGTTTCATAATATTTGAAGTGACTATACTAATTTAGTGCTTTAGTGCCATACTTTGTGTGTGATATTCTATGTTAGTACTTCAGCAGCCTAAACTCTAACTTGCTGGACATTAGGTTTAAGAAAGATCTCACCATGAACTCTCCAGGTCGGTTTCATCTGCTGTCTTAAAACAGACAGATTGTTGTACGCAAGAACAGCAGCATCTAATGCATTAACTCCTTCCCAAGGATAAGCAGCAGCATGAGAAGCTTTTCCATAGTATTTCACAGTCACACTAGGAAATAAAAGGCATTGCTTATTTGTTTCTcattcactgaaaaataaaaaacctttgaaattaaaaacttCCTTTTGTTCCCACAAATTTATGTTATTTAAATTTTGTGCAGCATAACACCAAACAATTTACCTGGCACTAGACTGTCGCATAGATAAACTATCTTTGAGTGcaaaaaaacactgaaagatTTCTAGAAAGCCAGCAGAATGTAATGATACCAAGAGCCAGTCAGGCAAGGGAGTTACTGGTAACATCTTTATATAGCCTTTTCCTGAAGAGTACACATTTCATATATTAAATTTCTCCACCACCTTTTATATACTGCCTAACTCTTCTGAGACTTAAAGTTAAAAACACTTTTCTCAGAGGATAACAAACCCTGTTCTGATTCAAAACTGGAAGTTGAGTGTCCTAATTCTTGCCAAATAAAATGTGGACAGTATGTAGGATAGCAAAAGCATGTAAGATCACATATAACCCATGTCTAAATAAAAAAAGTCAAGTTTTACGAGTATGGAAAAGCACAGCCTATTCTAAAATACATATTAGTATGCTACAGCAAGGATGTTCTCTCCTGGAACCCTTCAAAAAATGTGGTAGAAAGGCTTGCAACTAGGAAGAAATCTAATGCAAAGGCTATCCTCCAACTTCAAAAAGTCATAAAATACTGCACAATACCTTGAATATTAACATAttaagtaaaaattaattatttgcttCATCTGACGGCCATTAATATTAGCCTTACAAAATAACTTAGTATTTCGACTATATGAGAACTGTtcacaaaagaggaaaatattaaatCTCCATCTACATATAAGGTCTATTtataaaatacacaaaacaaTCTGTACTCCATACCCATTCCTTTATAGAAAAAACTCAATGTTCAAGCATTCCTCCTATCCCAAGACACACAACCTGTCTCTTATCCAGCCAAGACCAGCCTAACTTGCTTGTCCCTCTGTGTTGCACAAATGCCAACTTAACCAGTTATCCTGAAGTGACCTCTTGTGCTCAGAACCATGTCACAGCTGCAAGTTAACACCAGCACTTAAATTCTGGATGTCAGAGGGACACAATGCAGCGCACTGTTGCAACAGGAAACATCTCTTACTACTGCTGCAATCCAAATTaagctttcatttttcaatCCCCACTAATCTTCCAAGACAATTACAGAATCCATTCTCTAAactagaaattttatttaaaatttattatcaTTAAGAAGTGTAAGAAACTTGCCCATTAATATCCCAAGTATTAGACTGCAACCCCTCAAATCAACTCACAAAGATCCCTGGACATTCtcaaaaaaatagaaagaagtCAAAGTACAGCAAAAAGTCATGCTTCAGTATTCTCTTCCACAAGGAACATGTGTTTCTTATTTCAAAAAGTTCCTTCAGCATTCCTTTTCTTGTACTTCTTTTGCTACACAAATGTCACAGACACTCAGAAAAACCCAACAGATTTTGCAGAGTAATAACACCCTAAGCCAGTTTAAGAATACCAGCAGAAGAATGTGGATCCTGTTTGTCCAACAATAAATAGGCTGATTAAGTGAAGGGTAAGTGAATAAGCATCAGCAAACTTTGGCATGTAATCACCAGCTATCCCAATATGCTAATCTTACTTCAGGCACAAGCCAGCTTTCAGAATTGCAGACACAGAAATACTAGCAACTTAGTGATCACCAGTCCTTAAACTCCCTGCAAACAACCAAAGACcaattaaaattagaaaaactGTCTTTCTACCTTTGAAACCTCATAATTACATAAAATATGACAAACTCAGTACTTCAAGCTTTTGGAAGTAGTAAGTTGTTTCATTCAGCACTCCAATTCCATGCCTCCTCCATGTTCAAAGGTTTAAAGGCTACCTAGGACTTACATCCTAATGCAGATCTTGACCTACGAGAAGAGATTTCCAAATCTTACCGTATCAAACTCAAAAGGTTACTGcaagcagaaagacaaaactATAATTGAAAACTGCATCTACATCTTGAAGATTATAAATATAGTCTTAAGGCAAAGAAATGGCAAGTTGAGCTAAGTCTTGAAGGAGGGCACAACAACCAGTTAAGACTTTTTAGAAAGACAAGGAAGGAATATAGCAGAGAACTGGTGAAGTGATGAAGATTAACCCTGCCTGTTTTACCATGTAACTTGGCAATTACAGAATCAAATTATCAAAGCACGGAAACAGCCCTGGTAATAGCAAAACAGTCAGTAAAATCAAGCATATCAGAGCTGGGCAGTAGCACAACCAATCTGAAAACAGTTTCCAGTATGTGTCATAAATGAcaggaaaataactttttaaaataaattcagaatttaGTCTGAGACAGTCAAATGTAATACCTGTAAAAACTGTTGCACTGGAGGGACTTTACTAGTGGAGTCTCTGGAAGGTAAGACcctctgacatcaggaatcatATAAAACATGTGACATAACACGTAGGAACAAAACCTGCTGGTAGACTACTGCTTGGACACTGTGGCAACAGATGTTTACAACACCAAAGAAAGAACAGCATGGCCTTGAAGACTGGCAGAGCAAGAAAACAATGAAGCTCCcaagcactttttaaaaatcatgtaCGTAAAGATCAAGCATTTGCCTAAGAGTTGATTGATTGAAAATGACTGAAGAGGAAGTCTCAAACATGCTAGCTGTCTCCAAAATTATAAGGAAACACCATGGTCCATGCAGCAGCTGAGTAAGATCTACGGCAATTGCACCTCATGTACTGTGTACAATTCTGGGGATGCACATCCAGCAAAGTGTACTTTAAGATAAGTCAAGTGACTCAAAGCACAAGTGAGCCAGTGCTATCTCTGAACATCAGGGCTAATCAGAAGACAACAAGGTATAATTTTCAAAGAGTTAGAGGGCTGGCAGAAAATGCAGCAGTGTGAGGGTAGGACTGTTGTCCATCCTTACACTGCGGGCAAATATGAAGGAAAGACAAGTACTACTTTGGATCAAAATCAAAAAGTTGATATGAAAGTTAATACATACAACATGGCCATGACTAAATTTAGTGTGGAAGTTACTACAGATCCAAACTTCAGTCAGGCTTAGCTAGCCAGTTCTTTTCAAAAGGAGGAAGGCAAACCTTAAACACCCTCCAAACTGATTAAAAATACATAGAGGACCACATGACTGGCATCCAGGAAAGCACTGAATGATGACCCTTAAGACCCTGCAGCTGTATCTTTAAATTCTACTTTAACACATGGCATAATTACATGAATGTTTAAAAGAAACGCCTGGAAACATCGGAACAAAAGATGGATTTCTGGGATACATGAAAGATTATCTCAGATCAGGCAGGGATTTGAGCACTAGGCTGAACACAGCACTTTTGAAGAACGGCTCAGAGTGCCGTTCCCTAACACTAACCTGGCTCCTTAGCTGATTGCAAATACCTTTGTCTGAAGGGCACCTGCAAGGCTCCGGGTTCAGCCACTGCTAAAACAGGTCCCCTTCTGAGGAAGGGGACAAAAGTAAACAAACCACCTCTTCCCACCGGAACCCACCCACTCACTCATGCTCGGCCACGTCGGGCAGGTAAGCAGCGTTTTCTTGCGAGGGGTGCGCCATGAAAACCACATCCAGGCCATCGAACGCTCCAGCCTTGATGAGGTCTATTTtgcctcctccctgctcctcgGCGGGCGTCCCCAGCACGGTGATCTGCAGCACAAAGGCGCACAGAGTCAGGGGCTGCCCGGGAGCGCTCACCACCGCTCCCCGGGCGGGCTCCCACCTGCACGGCCACGGGCTCCGCCAGGCTCTCCAGGGCGGCCTTCAGCGCcagcgcggcggcggctcccACCTCGGCGATGAGGTTGTGGCCGCAGGCGTGCCCGAGCCCGGGCAGCGCGTCGTACTCGCAGAGGAAGGCGAGGCGGAGCGGGTCCTGCGGGGCCGCCGTGCCCCAGTCGGCGCGGAAAGCTGTGCCCAGCTTGTAGCGCGGCTGCACGGCCCAGGCGGCGCCGGGCAGGTCCCCGCCGGAGAAGAAGCGGGTCAGGGCGTCGTGCGCCTGGTGCTCCGCGTACGCCAGCTCGGGACGGCTCCAGATGTCGCGGCTCAGCGCGCCCAGCCGCGCGGCGCTCAGATCCACGCTCTCGCACGCCCGCTGCTTTAGCGCCTCCagcgcggcggcggggccgctctCCGGCGGCTCCTGCGGCTGCATGAGGCCTCGGGAGCGCCGGCCCGGTCCCGAGCTGAACCCGCCGCCCGCACCTGCCCTCCGGCGCGACACCTGCGCTGTTCCTCCTTTTATCCCCTCTCTTCGCCGCGGGCCACGCTGGGAAATGTAGTTCGTAGTCACGGCCTGGCCTACAGGCGGCGGCCAGCCGGAACTCCCCGTCCCAGCGTGCCtggcgcggccccggccggcCGGCCGAGGCTCGGGGCCCGCCCGCGGCCCCTGGGCTGCGCTGCCGGGCGGCGCTCGCCGGCTCCCCGCCCGCGGGATCGTGGAGGAAATCGGAAGGGTAAAGGCAGGAAACTCACGGGTTGAAGTAAGACAGTACCGTAGGGAAAGCAAAGCCGCGCACACAGGCAAAGCGAGGAAtgaattcactgcttcccatgggcaggcgggtgttcagccatccccaggagagcagggccccatcacacCCAGCAGTGGCTCAGGAAGACACCATCACTGCAAAcgtcctccccttcctccttcttcccctgcCTTATATACCGAGCATGGTGTTCCATGGTCTGGAATGTCCCTTTGGTCACTTGGGGTCACTGTCcgggctgtgtctcctcccaagCTCCCCCAGGGccctccccagcctggcagcacagaaatcaGAAAAGGCCTTGGTTCTGTGTAAGTCCCGCTCAGCATAACAAAACCCTCTCTAtattatcaaccctgtgttcagaacaaatccaaaacacagtcccaTGTCAGCcattgtgaagaaaattaacttcaCACCAGCCAAAAACAGCGTAAAATGTTAGAAAGATAAATTACTTATTGGAATAATTGCCTTGTTAAACTTTATGGCTTGGTGTGCTTCAGTGATCTCAGACCTTGTGGGGAGAGGGTGGTGTTAAAaaagcttgggaagaaggatggCCTCCTGATTATGGGTaaaaagaatgcagaatttacAGACCACAAGGGCATTTGGCACAGCTCCCCTGATAAGGAAGAAACTAACAAAGCCAATTCAGCAACTGTGCTGAAATCGGCTCCAACTGTGTGAAATGTAATTGTGGCAGAGGGAGATTGTAACCACCAACTCATGGCCCCCTGACTCAAGAGAAggtgccgcgctcccgccccaaatcccttttctctccgCCCtggctagctcttgtggggcgagggcgggcgatggaggcaccctccgccgctcccagctggggtttggagagtgcctttgtgggttccgggcaacgctagcaagcctcgcggtggtaaatgaagagcggatcctgctgggggctaagtccgagtttattgtagcccaacggggccaaatatcctagaacgatgccagccaacaggaacaagcacaaggtgcttgcactggcttataaactgtaagggaggggtatccaacgaccaatggggatagggatagggggtggctccgggatggggggatatggtggggtccaatgggggaaggatatggggggagccccaggtcctcgcccaatcacccggtgccctgagtagaagcttctggatggatgggaaggggcaccgagtgatagacaaggcacccggggggggggggggggggggtaaaGTGCCCcttccagggtgatggatagatactggaaaggcgggaaggggggacaaggcaggaaaactgggagtaaaccaagttgcacacgggggtacaaaggaataaaccaatacataatacagggataataaaacatacaaataacgcaactccacaagAAGGGAAAGACTGAGTAAGTGGACTAATTAGCACAAGAAGAGAGGAACTCACCAATAAAAAATAGAACACTAAGTAGTAGTAGAACTATGTAACTTGTAGCCAAGGAACAATCACGCCTTTTCTAAAATGTGTAAGTAGTGAAATGTTTTGATAGTGGATGTGCCACCCAGCATGCCTTTCTTTTGCAGAACTGTAAATAAATCAAATACCTGACTCTGAGTGTGGATTGGCCTCTTGCACACTGGGTGTAAGAACCTAATTTGGCACAACATGTTGATGGAACACATGCCTTGTTACCATACATGCATTACCATCAAAACACCCAGAGATTGCATTCAAGTGCAAGGTGTACTGTGCCTCTTCTTGGCTTGGAAGCACCCTGCtttcttcaacatcttcatttTATTTCCAGCCAAGAGCCCTGTCGGTCTGGATGCAGGTTACATCTTTACAGTTCTCTGGGATTTCTGCAGTCCAGGCCTGTGAGAGCCAGCTTGTCGGGAGTTTTTAGGTACAAGCTACATAGCAAGGAACCTGCCTATTGAATCTGACAAAAATTGAAGTCAACAGGATCAAAATTACAAAttcgggtttttttttctttattaatttagTTACCATAAATTCCCTTTTTATTCATTTATCCACTGTATTCTTTCTCCACAACTGTTCTGTCAACTGGAGAGGTGCTGAACTGCAGGTATCCCCTCTCCACAGAAGATGGGGGGGGTTCTTTTCCTAGTGACACTCAAACCCTACAGGACTCTCGGTCACTCCAAGAAGAGCTCAGGCTCCCATGCCTTACATTTGTCATGAGCTATTTTTACCCTTGAAACATACTTCAAATATGTTGACAAGTATTATGGTTCTTTCCTCCACCCCCAAATTCTTCCAAGTGGAATAAAGCCATCAACCCCAAAACGTGCTGAACTTCATTTGAACTCTGGACACGTGTTGCACTATCCTTATGGATACATGCAGTAAGTATTTGTCAACAGGTGAGGAGGCACATACTCAGCAAAGGGTCACATAATTCAGATCTATTTGCCAAGGGATTTTTAGTGCTAGAAGCCCCTTGGAGCAAGCAGAATGTTCCTGAGGATAGTGCCAGACCAGTATTCTTTAGGAACAGTCATTCTAGGCATACATCAAACTCAATAATTTTTGCACTCATGGAAAAAGCTGGCTCCCACTTTAAGTTTTagtgaggagggaaaaaaagaaaaaactcatGTATTTTTTATTCCCAAGTACCTGACTCCTTGAGGCACTACTGTTCATTATATAGCTTTGTATTTCTTCAATAAAAACCCAAGGTCCTGTTGAACCTGCACAGATTCATTCAGGACACTCCAGAGCTTTACACACCCAATCAGTAGTGTGGCATTACAGCGAAGAATGCCGAGCCTCAGAGCCACAGCTAACAGCAATGGTGAGGCTCGGCCACGGAGCAAATTGTTCTCTGGCAGCTTCCTCCAAACAAACTGGCTGCTTGCTTGGAGAACTGAAGAAGGAGTAGAGAGTGCACACGAATGCCAGCATCTGAAAGTGGGACAAAGTTAGCACTGGCTTCTCCAGTAAAATTTACCACTAATGGGGACCAGATAAATTACTTTTAGGGACTATGTTATCTGCTCACAGTGTGCCGTTTTCCTTTCCAACTGAGATCTCAGATAATCAGAGGGTTGAATTACTTATGTGACCACTGTCTCATTTGCTTGAAACTAATCTTTAGAATATAGTTGGAATCCTCTTTGTCTGCTGTAAGGATTTGTGAAGCATGCAGCACTAAGATAGCCAATCATTTTATAAATTTAAGCATTACAGAGTTTACAGCAGCTTGAGAGTTCCAATTTGCATGTTTGAAAATGGTTAATATGTATCATGAGTGTTAACATCAGTTAACATAATAATGGGTATGTTATTTTGGTGTGTTCCACTTCACAATCCCACATAATTTGGACACTCTGTATAACCTGCAAGTGTGGTTCCTTGAGGGGAACTTGCTGACCAGGAGAGTTTCCCTCCATACCCCCTGAAATATGCTCCTGCTGCTACTTCTCTTGTGTGGGTCCAGCAACCATGTTGTTTTCAATGAGCTAATTAATTCAGTAAAAATCtgcttagaaaacaaaaaatggaTATTTTACATCTGGAAGCAGTTTTGCAAGACACACAATAGGTCTCTGCTTCCAAAAGTTCACAGTTCCACCATGATTTTCCCTCAACCAGCCCAGAATTTGCGTCAGTCACTAGGCTGCCTTTAGTATTTGCAGGACCTTTACCTGAGCTGATGTAATTCActaaaatggcacaaagaaagGCTTCTTCAAAAAGTTAGCTAATTTCCTTTTGGTTTAGTGAGTTAAATTGGGCAAAGGTCCATGAAGAGCCAGGACAAGGAAGTTGTAGTGAGACTAGATGTGTGGAAGCATGAGCTGCTCAGCCACTCTGATAAATCCTACcctgacagagctgctgggagcatcATTGTCAAGGACAGCccacaaaactaaaaataaacacagctgCAGCACGTATTAAAGCAAAGTGGGGGGCTTGGTTGTGAGCAAAGCAAACATCTTCACATAAGCTGAAGACTAAGCAAGCCACAAGAAAGTTTAATCTGGCACAATAAAAACAGTGCTATGACTCCTGAAATCAGTCCAATtcaggaaagagaaaggaaaaggtgtAAATTTCTTTTATTCATGAGAAACAGATGCATGTTAATGAGTCTTCCATCCCTTCAATAAAGACCCTTTGCACTCCCGTTCTTCTTCCTAGTCTATTGTTTGTGTGGAAGAACCACTGGCTATTTATGCCAGAGATGGGATGGTACCTTTCAAATTAGCAATAATTTTCTTGCTCCCTATATTAGAAAATTTCAGGTCTCAGTTATTACATTAtcatatattttcttctaatttaGGAGAAGGCATCAGTCTTTTAACCTTTTATGCTGATTTGAAAATTCATTGAATATCttcaagaggaagaaaacatttctatttaGTACTTTTGTTTTCTATAGGCTGTGCCTTGGGTTATGattacagaaatgttttattatAGTCAATCTAAATTACAAGTCTACAAAATGAAAACCATATAACCATAACATGTTTTCTAGGACAGAGAAAAAATACTGGTCCGTGTTTAAAAACAAGGTAAAAAATACTATTATGATATTTCGATTGTGCTAAACAAACTATAATGGAGCATTAAACTGTTTAAAATACTGTTACTATATAGAGGAAATACAACCTGGGAAACATTTATTTGGGAAAAGCAAGAATTCTCATATATTTGTTCATAAATAAACAAGAACAAACCTCACAGCTGCTAATTCAATTCATATTCCTGGAATCAGGCTGTAAACAAATgcttgtatttttgttttggagGGTGGATGAAGTTCAGTAGCTTTCCATTGGTCTAAAAGAAGGAACATCTGTTGTGGCCATAAAAAACTGCATGATCAAGTTTACCACATCCCACATTGGCAACATTAGGCATTGAGGTTGAAATCCTGATCACACTGAACTCAGTGAAAATTTTGCTGTTAAATTCCAGGTGGCCTGGATTTCAAGCCAAActccaaagctttaaaaacaataGCACAGtgatattaaaaacaaaagtaggCTGTTGCTGTGTGTAGGAGCTACACACTGACCTGCCTAAGATAACATTCCAGCCTGGTCTACAAATAGCTTTATATTAGGCAGTACGTATCAAGACATACAACACTACAACAGTGAACCctgtgtttaaaaagaaagcaaggtAAGGGATTCCTTGGTCAGATCACAGTATCAATATCAAAACAGAGCAGAAGAATTTTTAGGACCTCAGGAAGAGAAATGGCTTGAGTCACTGAAGTATACCATGTCTCTTTTAACCATTACTGGATCAGGGATGCCACTACACGTTTTATACATTTcttattaatggaaaaaatgcagaatagGTGGGTTCAATAAGTGAAATCTTCTTCCTCTAGACATATCATTGTTACCACTTAAGAGTTAATCACAGTGAAGTCAAAAATTCAGAGCAGACTGAGACAGAAAACATGAGCTTTTTGTTTCCTCTTAATGTCTGGTTACATCACGTACAATGCTCAGAGTTAAATCCGAACCCCCTCACATGGTGTGTTTTATTAGCTGTTCCACTTAGCAGTTAAGGCTTCACCATTTGCCCAAATGCTGTGAACCTCTACCAGAAAGGTAAGAGACATGCCTAAGGCTCAGACACCCTCACTGGGAAGGTGGCTCTTGCTAtttgctgctgccccagctcttTGTGCCTGCCAAAGACGCCTGTCCCAGCTCTGGTGGCAGAATGAGGCACAAGTGCCTCTCAGCTGTTTCAGTACAAAGTCCAAAAGCTTAATTTAAAATGCCCCCACCCCCCTTGGCATTTTATGCTTTAAACACTGGATTTTATCCTGAAGCAGCTTAGAGTTATCTGTGTTCTCAGTCTGCTGACTCCGCTATGTGGGTGGTATCCTCTGGGAGAcaggcaaaaatattttaaaccaaCACAGTTATTTTCAAAACAATCACTTTTTTGCGCCATTAGCCACAGAGGCTGGTATAAGCTTTGCCAGATTTAGACTGATTTAACAAATAGTACTTTTCTATCTGATGCAGATTTTCATTTGCACTCTGAAAGCTGTTAGAATGCAGCAAGGGCTTAGCTGTAGCTATTTtggtcttgttttttttctttccccaacTGGGGTGAGATTGTTTTAACAAGGAACATCAGTTAACTCCAAGAAAAGTTCAAAAATTGCCTGACTTAAACATTACCAATTAGAGCAGGTTAACTCTAGTAAAAAAAGGTAGAGCTAGATAAATTTAGATTTCTTTCTTTGGTTTGTCTCTCTGAAGACTTACAGAAAAATTATCAGCTACTATGGGGTTCTTAGAAGTATGCACAGCATAATGTAAACAGGGAATTAAATTATTGATATCCAAGACTCTTAACACACAAAACTTACTGACTGCTTGCTTTCTCTCTCATActcaaattttacttttgtcaCAGCAAGAAAAGTGTCAAATATCAGAGATCTTACCTCAGCAGAAAATGCCTTTGAATCCTCACTCCTCCAATAAAAAATGCTGCCTCAACTATGCTCTTTTGTTTCTTACGCTGTTacattttcatatatatttttatctgtGAAATGGTAATTATTTCACTTTGTACTATAGGTCAATTGTTATATATGTATAATTCCTGGAGTAGCAGCATCATTACAGTTACATTGCTAACCCAGTTTGAAAAGATTTGTGATGAAAGCAGCCTGATCACATATGTGTTTCTTCAAGACACT encodes:
- the PM20D2 gene encoding xaa-Arg dipeptidase isoform X1 — its product is MQPQEPPESGPAAALEALKQRACESVDLSAARLGALSRDIWSRPELAYAEHQAHDALTRFFSGGDLPGAAWAVQPRYKLGTAFRADWGTAAPQDPLRLAFLCEYDALPGLGHACGHNLIAEVGAAAALALKAALESLAEPVAVQITVLGTPAEEQGGGKIDLIKAGAFDGLDVVFMAHPSQENAAYLPDVAEHDVTVKYYGKASHAAAYPWEGVNALDAAVLAYNNLSVLRQQMKPTWRVHGVIKNGGVKPNIIPSYTELEFYLRAPSRKELSVLTEKVENCFKSAAVATGCRVEIKGGENDYYNVLPNKSLQKIYKENGKKLGIDFISEDAILNGLSGSTDFGNVTFVVPGIHPYFYIGSDALNHTEQYTEAAGSQTAQFYTLRTAKALAMTALDVIFKPGLLEEVREDFREVKLKEEEQANPVGPEKESGVAEGACASH
- the PM20D2 gene encoding xaa-Arg dipeptidase isoform X3, which encodes MQPQEPPESGPAAALEALKQRACESVDLSAARLGALSRDIWSRPELAYAEHQAHDALTRFFSGGDLPGAAWAVQPRYKLGTAFRADWGTAAPQDPLRLAFLCEYDALPGLGHACGHNLIAEVGAAAALALKAALESLAEPVAVQITVLGTPAEEQGGGKIDLIKAGAFDGLDVVFMAHPSQENAAYLPDVAEHDVTVKYYGKASHAAAYPWEGVNALDAAVLAYNNLSVLRQQMKPTWRVHGVIKNGGVKPNIIPSYTELEFYLRAPSRKELSVLTEKVENCFKSAAVATGCRVEIKGGENDYYNVLPNKSLQKIYKENGKKLGIDFISEDAILNGLSASLLNFCSGNSGEITKHSLQNHGSGTLYATLFWGELSILCHLFQDLYFCLVFMWFSMFSFRMSVSSVEREGR
- the PM20D2 gene encoding xaa-Arg dipeptidase isoform X2; translated protein: MQPQEPPESGPAAALEALKQRACESVDLSAARLGALSRDIWSRPELAYAEHQAHDALTRFFSGGDLPGAAWAVQPRYKLGTAFRADWGTAAPQDPLRLAFLCEYDALPGLGHACGHNLIAEITVLGTPAEEQGGGKIDLIKAGAFDGLDVVFMAHPSQENAAYLPDVAEHDVTVKYYGKASHAAAYPWEGVNALDAAVLAYNNLSVLRQQMKPTWRVHGVIKNGGVKPNIIPSYTELEFYLRAPSRKELSVLTEKVENCFKSAAVATGCRVEIKGGENDYYNVLPNKSLQKIYKENGKKLGIDFISEDAILNGLSGSTDFGNVTFVVPGIHPYFYIGSDALNHTEQYTEAAGSQTAQFYTLRTAKALAMTALDVIFKPGLLEEVREDFREVKLKEEEQANPVGPEKESGVAEGACASH